From one Colletotrichum destructivum chromosome 3, complete sequence genomic stretch:
- a CDS encoding Putative protein kinase — MARENVTRTPRRWSILEDYIHQLTPYDKFVSSIGKNGRPAKFETVDMADLTTIGSLPGKTGARVVTRRSSGICPTSRFVFKGIDFESYKRDGRDFREHQEKTLLHEIRTLHALPPHPNIMPCPRILVVVQDCDNKHRICGFLQPAMEKDSLDEQIMRANRAGRRLPAKLKAKWCYQMALAIQHTHQVAESFHMDLKPGNILVDDDNNLRLIDWEQSGFSMFTHPPEITVDQEAEEESRPGTAVDGSGGGGGGGRPRIIYTPHVGGPRRNQKWGFPDWNVLPEWKTTCPRAAELAEVFSLGRTMWMLLEQVEQSADRARWTSAARDVPEEWKDMVMRYIERDPNNRPELDEVVAFWRRQV, encoded by the coding sequence ATGGCGAGAGAAAACGTAACCCGAACACCGAGGAGGTGGTCCATTCTGGAGGACTACATTCATCAGCTCACTCCTTATGACAAGTTCGTCTCCAGTATCGGCAAGAATGGGCGACCTGCGAAATTCGAGACCGTGGACATGGCCGACCTCACAACCATCGGCTCGCTACCGGGAAAGACGGGCGCGAGGGTCGTCACGAGAAGGTCCTCCGGTATATGCCCGACGTCGAGATTCGTCTTCAAAGGCATCGACTTCGAGAGTTACAAGagagacggcagagactTCAGAGAACATCAAGAGAAGACGCTCCTCCACGAGATCCGCACCCTGCACGCCCTCCCGCCCCACCCGAACATCATGCCCTGTCCCAGGattctcgtcgtcgtgcagGACTGCGACAACAAGCACCGCATATGCGGCTTCCTGCAGCCCGCCATGGAGAAGGACTCGCTCGATGAGCAGATCATGCGCGCGAACAGGGCGGGCCGGCGCCTCCCggccaagctcaaggccaagtGGTGCTACCAGATGGCCCTGGCGATCCAGCACACACACCAGGTCGCCGAGAGCTTCCACATGGACCTCAAGCCTGGCAACATCCTTGTCGATGACGATAACAACCTGCGCCTCATCGACTGGGAGCAGAGCGGCTTCTCCATGTTCACACACCCGCCCGAGATCACCGTCGAtcaagaggccgaggaggagtcgCGCCCCGGCACCGCtgtcgacggcagcggcggcggcggcggcggcggcaggccGAGGATCATCTACACGCCCCACGTGGGCGGGCCGCGCAGGAACCAGAAGTGGGGGTTCCCGGACTGGAATGTCCTCCCGGAGTGGAAGACGACGTGCCCGCGGGCTGcggagctggccgaggtcttCAGCCTCGGCAGGACGATGTGGATGCTGCTTGAGCAGGTCGAGCAGTCCGCCGATCGGGCCCGGTGgacatcggcggcgagggacgTGCCGGAGGAGTGGAAGGACATGGTGATGCGGTACATTGAGAGGGACCCGAACAACAGACCCGAGTTAGACGAGGTCGTGGCGTTTTGGCGGAGACAAGTTTAG
- a CDS encoding Putative peptidase S9, prolyl oligopeptidase, catalytic domain, dipeptidylpeptidase IV, with product MARQLLQAVTAALLLRATAAIDPPRPPHQPVGGGDRIVTWNETVVSPQFGASSRSVSWLSGAQDGSFISVSNKSLVIENIISGATETFVAADKIPDYAEYWIRPDLKKVLFATNSTKQYRYSYFADYSILDVESGLLEPLVKDQVGDIQYAEFAPVGDAIAFVRNNNLFLSRNGSISQITDDGGPDLFHGVPDWVYEEEIFGDRSTLWFSPDGEYLAYLSFNETGVDTFTIPYFMDNQKIAPPYPVELDLRYPKVGSKNPTVALTLLDLATQETTPVAIEAFPADDLVVGEVKWLTTGHSSVVYRAFNRVQDREKLVRVDVEGYASKVIRERDGSDGWLDNNLAIQYIGSLQNSTDAYFLDFSDESGWNHLYLYPVNGGSPIALTSGEWEVSAVLKVDTKRQLIYYLSTEHHSTERHLYSVSYPSGRKKALVDDTVAGFWSASFSSSAGYYILTYQGPNVPYQELYAVNSTQPIRTVTSNEALVARLQEYKLPNITYFELEHPDGYTLNVMQRLPANFDPSKKYPALFTPYGGPGAQEVTKRYQSINWRAFIASNPELEYITYTVDNRGTGFKGRAFRSTVAGHLGRLEPLDQIWAAKELAARNAFVDAGKIGIFGWSYGGYLAAKVLEADSGVFSSGLIVAPVSDWRFYDSLYTERYMKTLEANEEGYNETAVRKPDGFKNLAGEFTILHGTGDDNVHYQNAAALIDLLVGAGVPQSKMNWLTFTDSDHNIVYNGASIWLYKYLTEALFREKHRSGDKLVHQWSKKSAGDVFDF from the exons ATGGCtcgccagctcctccaagCCGTCACCGCggccctgctgctgcgcgcgaccgccgccatcgacccGCCTCGCCCACCACACCAGCCCGTAGGTGGCGGCGACCGTATCGTGACGTGGAACGAGACCGTCGTCTCCCCGCAATTCGGCGCCAGCTCCCGGTCTGTCAGTTGGCTGTCGGGCGCCCAGGACGGGAGCTTCATCTCTGTCTCTAACAAAAGCCTCGTCATCGAGAATATCATTTCGGGCGCCACCGAGACCTTTGTGGCCGCCGACAAGATCCCCGACTACGCCGAGTACTGGATCCGCCCTGATCTGAAAAAGGTCCTCTTCGCCACCAACTCCACGAAGCAGTACCGCTACTCGTACTTTGCCGACTACTccatcctcgacgtcgagtcCGGCCTGCTGGAGCCCTTGGTCAAGGACCAGGTGGGCGATATTCAGTACGCCGAGTTTGCCCCCGTCGGCGATGCCATT GCCTTCGTGCGCAACAACAACCTGTTCCTCAGCAGGAATGGTTCCATCTCTCAGATCacagacgacggcggccccgACTTGTTCCACGGCGTGCCTGACTGGGTCTACGAGGAAGAGATCTTCGGCGACAGAAGCACGCTGTGGTTTTCCCCTGACGGCGAGTACCTGGCCTATCTGAGCTTCAACGAGACGGGCGTCGACACCTTCACCATCCCCTACTTCATGGACAATCAGAAGATTGCGCCGCCCTACCCCGTCGAGCTGGACCTGCGCTACCCCAAGGTCGGCAGCAAGAACCCGACCGTCGCGCTGacgctcctcgacctcgccaccCAGGAGACGACACCCGTCGCCATTGAAGCGTTCCctgccgacgacctcgtcgttggcgaggtCAAGTGGCTGACCACGGGCCATTCCAGCGTTGTCTACCGCGCCTTCAACCGCGTCCAGGACCGGGAGAAGCTTGTCcgcgtcgatgtcgagggcTACGCCTCCAAGGTCATCCGGGAGCGTGACGGCTCCGACGGATGGCTCGACAACAACTTGGCCATCCAGTACATCGGTTCCCTCCAGAACTCCACCGACGCCTACTTCCTCGACTTCTCGGACGAGTCCGGCTGGAACCACCTCTACCTCTACCCggtcaacggcggcagccCCATCGCGCTGACCAGCGGGGAGTGGGAGGTCTCGGCCGTGCTCAAGGTCGACACGAAGCGACAACTCATCTACTACCTCTCCACTGAGCACCACAGCACCGAGCGCCACCTTTACTCCGTCTCGTATCCGTCCGGCCGCAAGaaggccctcgtcgacgacactGTCGCCGGATTCTGGagcgcctccttctcctcctcggccggctACTACATCCTGACTTACCAGGGCCCCAACGTCCCCTACCAGGAGCTCTACGCCGTCAACTCGACCCAACCCATCCGGACCGTCACGAGCAACGAGGCCCTTGTCGCCCGCCTACAGGAGTACAAGCTGCCCAACATCACGTATTTCGAGCTCGAGCACCCCGACGGCTACACCCTCAACGTCATGCAGCGCTTGCCCGCCAATTTCGACCCCTCCAAGAAGTACCCGGCCCTCTTCACCCCCTACGGCGGGCCCGGCGCCCAGGAGGTGACGAAGCGCTACCAGTCCATCAACTGGCGCGCTTTCATCGCCTCCAACCCGGAGCTCGAGTACATCACATACACCGTCGACAACCGCGGCACGGGCTTCAAGGGCCGCGCTTTCCGGTcgaccgtcgccggccacctcggccgcctcgagccCCTCGACCAGATCTgggccgccaaggagctggCGGCGCGCAACGCCTttgtcgacgccggcaagaTCGGCATCTTTGGCTGGTCCTACGGCGGCtacctcgccgccaaggtcctcgaggccgactcgggcgtcttctcgtcgggcctcatcgtcgcccccGTCAGCGACTGGCGCTTCTACGACTCGCTGTACACAGAGCGCTACATGAAGACGCTGGAGGCGAACGAGGAGGGGTACAATGAGACGGCCGTCCGCAAGCCCGACGGCTTCAAGAACCTGGCGGGCGAGTTCACCATCCTCCACGGcaccggcgacgacaacgtccACTACcagaacgccgccgccctcatcgatttgctcgtcggcgccggcgtgccGCAGTCCAAGATGAACTGGCTGACCTTCACCGACAGCGACCACAACATCGTGTACAATGGCGCCAGCATCTGGCTGTACAAGTACCTGACGGAGGCCCTCTTCCGGGAGAAGCACCGCTCGGGCGACAAGCTGGTGCACCAATGGAGCAAGAAGAGCGCCGGGGACGTGTTTGACTTTTGA
- a CDS encoding Putative PH-like domain superfamily, protein ICln/Lot5/Saf5, producing the protein MSGLTAQHKQSPLQDLFHIITMLPTTIRSPPSLGDFIPIEEHQAQTPETFFGGKPVLHFHLDGAKAWIPASQKGSLAVFPADVATAASAPEGATLRELSEELVEQLVSVFVTSENFTVFSAAQGAGVEIPYPSISIHAVKQVGTTAEGTPLQAIWMQLQLADGGDGDDDFETIDLTLVPALAAGSPQADVQKFYDAISACSDLHPDPVDEEDEDEDGRIVFEGEREHEPVEGYTGVLYGAHDGGLPPAFPGSAGWITAENVHEHFDADGNWIGQNGAEEDGEADAEGGELGEGAGRVRGHDEVNGGVNGHDDPDNKRPRVGES; encoded by the exons ATGAGCGGCTTAACAGCACAACACAAGCAGAGTCCCTTGCAGGACCTCTTTCACATCATCACCATGTTGCCCACGACAATCCGCTCTCCACCTTCTCTCGGAGACTTTATCCCCATCGAGGAGCATCAGGCGCAAACCCCCGAGACCTTCTTCGGCGGAAAGCCCGTCCTGCACTtccacctcgacggcgcaaAGGCTTGGATCCCGGCCTCGCAGAAGGGCAGCTTGGCCGTCTTCCCTGCGGATGTCGCGACCGCTGCCTCTGCCCCTGAGGGCGCCACGTTGAGAGAGCTctccgaggagctggtcgagcAGCTGGTTTCCGTCTTTGTCACGTCAGA GAACTtcaccgtcttctccgcTGCACAAGGCGCGGGTGTCGAGATCCCCTATCCCTCCATTTCCATCCACGCGGTAAAGCAAGTCGGCACCACCGCCGAGGGAACCCCTCTCCAGGCCATCTGGAtgcagctgcagctcgccgacggcggcgacggcgacgacgacttcgagACGATCGACCTGACCCTCGTCCCGGCCCTGGCGGCCGGCAGCCCCCAGGCCGATGTCCAGAAGTTCTACGacgccatctcggcctgctccGACCTGCATCCCGACcctgtcgacgaggaggacgaggacgaggacggccgcATCGTCTTCGAGGGCGAGCGCGAGCATGAGCCCGTCGAGGGCTATACCGGGGTCCTGTACGGCGCtcacgacggcggcctgccCCCGGCGTTCCCAGGCAGCGCCGGCTGGATCACGGCGGAGAACGTGCACGAGCACTTtgatgccgacggcaacTGGATCGGCCAGAACGGCGctgaggaggatggagaggcGGATGCGGAAGGAGgggagctgggcgagggcgccgggCGTGTTCGAGGACACGATGAGGTCAACGGCGGCGTGAACGGTCACGACGACCCCGACAACAAGCGTCCGCGCGTGGGCGAGTCATGA
- a CDS encoding Putative glycoside hydrolase family 27/36, glycoside hydrolase, family 27, aldolase-type TIM barrel encodes MRSAHLLPASLAGLGLSRTAAALVSRDGVTGRLPALGWNSWNEYGCDINETVFLTVAQHMVDYGLKDLGYEYVNIDDCWSDKVLRRDNATKEIVVDAVKFPRGIKYVADRIHAMGLKVGIYSDAGTSTCGGFEGSLGYEEIDAATFAKWGIDYLKYDNCNVPKEWFDDWKYVPELWLGGPPNENQDNGDPVNSKTGKPAPAGYDWSTSVTAERYRLMRDALLAQERTIQYSLCAWGHAHVEAWGNETGHSWRMWGDIYPEWYGQHQWSWGLMPILNHAAFWSGPDVNGFWGHGDWDMLEVGNGNLTYEESRSHFAFWAALKSPLIIGTKLEGIRPEILAILANRELVAFNQDPVFAGAAQPYKWGINPDGAWNLTHPAEFWAGESVEGTHVFVLNTLAGTEEKAIAFADVPGLKAGKRYAVHDMWTGEDLGVFEGEVKVELKSHDTAALRINEVKCVPRPARA; translated from the exons ATGCGCTCCGCACACCTCCTGCCGGCCTCCCtcgcgggcctcggcctgtcgcggacggcggcggcgctggtgaGCCGCGACGGCGTGACGGGACGCCTCCCCGCGCTGGGGTGGAATTCGTGGAACGAGTACGGCTGCGACATCAACGAGACGGTGTTCCTGACGGTGGCGCAGCACATGGTGGATTACGGGCTCAAGGACCTCGGGTACGAGTACGTCAACATCGACGACTGCTGGAGCGACAAGGTGCTGCGGCGCGACAACGCGACCAAGGAGATCGTGGTGGACGCGGTCAAGTTCCCGCGGGGCATCAAGTACGTGGCAGACCGGATCCACGCGATGGGGTTGAAAGTCGGGATCTACAGCGACGCCG GAACATCCACCTGCGGCGGATTCGAGGGATCGTTAGGTTACGAGGAGATTGACGCCGCGACGTTTGCGAAATGGGGTATCGACT ACCTCAAATACGACAACTGCAACGTGCCCAAGGAGTGGTTCGACGACTGGAAATACGTGCCCGAGCTCTGGCTCGGCGGGCCCCCCAATGAGAACCAGGACAACGGCGACCCGGTCAACTCCAAGACGGGCAAACCCGCGCCGGCAGGGTACGACTGGTCCACGTCGGTGACGGCGGAGCGGTACCGGCTCATGCGCGACGCGCTGCTCGCACAGGAGCGCACGATCCAGTACTCCCTCTGCGCCTGGGGCCACGCGCACGTCGAGGCCTGGGGCAACGAGACGGGCCACAGCTGGCGCATGTGGGGGGACATCTACCCGGAGTGGTACGGCCAGCACCAGTGGTCGTGGGGCCTGATGCCGATCCTCAACCACGCTGCCTTCTGGAGTGGGCCGGACGTCAACGGCTTCTGGGGCCACGGCGACTGGGAcatgctcgaggtcggcaacggcaacctGACGTACGAGGAGAGCCGGAGCCACTTCGCGTTCTGGGCGGCGCTCAAGAGCCCGCTGATCATCGGGACGAAGCTCGAGGGGATCCGGCCCGAGATCCTGGCGATCCTGGCGAACCGCGAGCTCGTGGCGTTCAACCAGGACCCGGTGTTCGCCGGGGCGGCGCAGCCGTATAAGTGGGGCATTAACCCGGACGGGGCGTGGAACTTGACCCACCCGGCTGAGTTCTGGGCCGGCGAGTCGGTCGAGGGAACACACGTGTTCGTGCTCAACACGCTGGCGGGcacggaggagaaggcgatCGCGTTCGCGGACGTGCCGGGCTTGAAGGCTGGGAAGAGGTACGCCGTGCACGACATGTGGACGGGCGAGGACCTGGGCGTgttcgagggcgaggtcaaggtcgagcTCAAGAGCCACGacacggcggcgttgaggatcAATGAGGTCAAGTGCGTACCCAGACCGGCGCGTGCGTGA